From a single Candoia aspera isolate rCanAsp1 chromosome 2, rCanAsp1.hap2, whole genome shotgun sequence genomic region:
- the LOC134492377 gene encoding zinc finger protein 585A-like: MCAGQLRRHPSELLSRLDRGEEAWVPELQSSDESADEGPVKPTLKQLPVGGAWWDRYRSPVMYPSSDSANSGDEQESEEEKPHRGGYRPTILRRNLFNSSKGSGLQSLKPREAYKNGSQLKKPSRSQLGKTKAEIGKANENTTAGSEYQVSCPDCGQIFKSKLSLANHQRIHSKMKAYKCPYCRERFSSKKLLDRHQRGHAAEAGKSYSSTVKHQNAKLFECSACKKCFKFKEHLLLHQKSHTTQQPHECPERRKTFAWKELLVKHQNSHTTPKNNRLKAKKEEKIESLPETAKKKDRKAPVSKGTRPLNIGLTRQQQDQVNLHKCQFCGKCLRFKSLLVDHERMHREARPYKCSQCGKSFLRKPALRSHMMTHVRQATSRHPKKVKSLAVKSALADPGIFPTRGNSSKCPVSRKIITRSFSRTQCPRNQTPRTPCLCQYCGKSLSTSSILAEHEKLHTGERPYGCHKCAESFIRKHHLIRHQEGHQTGKLIKHNKSLRMKSHHTLPERTHHGQEACEGLLHASAVTRTSCLAKHPKIPTQENYVCLYCGKCTRTKSSFVNHGKIHRKKQQPHPHPECRENVSQGKHLASHQETPVGGKLSLCSGSENKMITKDAPLSLKHRVPHRRKLPYLCQKCGKAFDDNYSFTRHQRIHSGQKPFKCAACGKAFIQMWHLKRHERIHLKEKFPKQPVVMEANHENSHIGQRLFKCAGCGKGFFQLWHLKRHRIIHLNEEYRKQSTGMEVDPAFSSSGTASEEKGQGGPLRKALLQTPSHTAEVTALQHTQEVRRDPLMVLEEKSEAGAPEGSEQKEKPIMMQVQLSRKFKENTLLGYGEVRQAVQLEGKRRRKDIFSIHQPRNCSKNVNSQSPKEKKQAGWQLRPRASSRRTSKREMQATGKRAKRCFCQQEEGEMVPRKKSKPSRKGKYCAGPQSNPCASVSSSLFRGASKNQKPKALCLELPRQKSFSREAQMKVPESVVRGNAAFVAQERGSAGANSTSQSCEKEKCKPSNVRDPAEAWSRPQVPESKTQQHCDRFCTLNECPNATAQNLGAASLAQQLEEILKPLGVQESVKDRSCVKLQRAVPRELQRTPSKAKTVADQQRLETTQTEHVCAQCKKSFRSRTTLLIHEKNHTGNRPFPCTQCEKGFFALPALNVHMRIHTGEKPFKCPECDFRCNVLGNLNRHKRIHSRERLHACVRCGKSFWLNHKLTTSLKFSGKKKAYACPSCERASGHVNLLKLNRKF, encoded by the exons ATGTGTGCAG GCCAACTTCGTCGTCACCCCTCCGAGCTGCTCTCCCGCCTGGATCGTGGGGAGGAAGCCTGGGTCCCAGAGCTCCAGAGCTCCGATGAAAGTGCCGATGAAGGCCCAGTTAAGCCGACCCTGAAGCAGTTACCAGTTGGAGGGGCCTGGTGGGATCGATACCGGAGTCCTGTGATGTACCCCAGTTCAGATTCTGCAAACTCAG GTGATGAgcaggaaagtgaagaagaaaagCCTCATCGTGGAGGTTATCGACCGACAATCCTTCGCCGAAACTTATTTAACAGTTCTAAGGGGAGTGGATTGCAGAGTCTGAAGCCCAGAGAGGCCTATAAGAACGGGTCCCAGCTGAAGAAGCCTTCACGAAGCCAGTTAGGAAAGACGAAGGCAGAAATAGGCAAAGCCAACGAGAACACGACTGCAGGAAGTGAATATCAAGTCTCATGCCCTGATTGTGGACAGATCTTCAAGTCTAAATTATCCCTCGCCAATCATCAGAGGATACACTCTAAAATGAAGGCCTATAAATGCCCTTACTGCAGAGAAAGGTTTAGCTCCAAAAAACTCCTTGATCGTCACCAGAGGGGTCACGCAGCAGAAGCTGGCAAATCTTACTCCAGCACTGTGAAGCATCAAAACGCGAAGCTCTTTGAATGCTCAGCCTGCAAGAAGTGTTTTAAGTTCAAGGAGCACCTCCTCTTACATCAGAAGAGCCACACAACCCAGCAGCCCCATGAGTGTCCTGAACGTAGGAAAACCTTTGCTTGGAAGGAACTCCTTGTCAAACATCAAAACAGCCACACAACGCCCAAAAACAACAGACTGAAGgctaagaaagaagaaaagatagaaagCTTGCCTGAAACTGCGAAAAAGAAAGACCGCAAAGCCCCTGTCTCCAAGGGGACTAGACCACTGAACATTGGCCTCACTAGACAACAGCAAGACCAAGTGAATCTCCATAAATGTCAGTTTTGTGGGAAATGTCTAAGATTCAAAAGTTTGCTGGTGGACCACGAGAGAATGCACAGGGAAGCAAGGCCATATAAATGTTCCCAGTGTGGTAAAAGCTTCCTTCGCAAGCCTGCTTTGAGGTCACACATGATGACCCATGTGCGGCAGGCCACCAGCAGACATCCAAAGAAAGTTAAGAGCTTGGCTGTGAAGAGTGCCTTGGCTGATCCAGGGATCTTTCCTACAAGAGGGAATTCTTCTAAATGCCCAGTTTCCAGGAAAATCATCACTCGCAGCTTCTCCCGCACTCAGTGCCCAAGAAACCAGACACCGAGGACGCCCTGCCTATGCCAATATTGTGGGAAATCATTGAGTACAAGCAGCATACTGGCTGAACATGAGAAACTCCATACAGGTGAGAGGCCCTATGGATGCCACAAGTGTGCAGAAAGTTTCATTCGAAAGCACCACCTTATCCGACACCAGGAGGGTCACCAAACAGGAAAACTCATTAAACACAACAAGAGTTTGAGGATGAAAAGCCACCACACTTTACCGGAAAGAACCCACCATGGACAGGAGGCTTGTGAAGGTCTTCTCCATGCAAGTGCTGTTACTCGCACCTCATGCCTTGCCAAACACCCCAAAATCCCCACCCAGGAGAATTATGTGTGTCTGTATTGTGGAAAATGCACGAGGACAAAAAGCTCATTTGTCAATCATGGGAAAATCCATAGGAAAAAGCAACAGCCACATCCCCACCCGGAATGTAGGGAAAACGTCTCCCAAGGGAAACATCTGGCTTCCCACCAAGAAACTCCTGTGGGGGGAAAACTCTCTCTGTGCTCAGGCTCTGAGAACAAAATGATCACAAAAGATGCCCCCTTGTCCCTCAAGCACAGGGTTCCCCACAGAAGAAAACTGCCCTACCTCTGCCAAAAATGTGGGAAAGCCTTTGATGATAACTACTCCTTCACAAGGCATCAAAGGATCCATTCTGGGCAAAAGCCATTTAAATGTGCTGCGTGTGGAAAAGCCTTCATTCAGATGTGGCATTTGAAGAGACACGAGAGAATCCACCTGAAAGAAAAATTCCCCAAACAGCCCGTGGTCATGGAGGCCAACCATGAAAACAGCCACATTGGCCAAAGGCTCTTCAAATGTGCTGGGTGTGGAAAGGGTTTCTTTCAGCTGTGGCACCTGAAAAGACACAGGATCATTCACCTGAATGAGGAATACCGTAAACAGTCCACAGGCATGGAGGTAGACCCTGCCTTCTCCTCCAGTGGCACGGCTTCTGAGGAGAAGGGCCAGGGGGGTCCTCTTAGGAAAGCACTGCTGCAGACACCATCTCATACAGCTGAAGTTACCGCTTTGCAACATACCCAGGAAGTCAGAAGAGATCCGCTGATGGTATTagaggaaaaatcagaggcaggagctccagagggttctgagCAGAAAGAAAAGCCTATTATGATGCAAGTACAATTATCCAGAAAATTCAAAGAAAACACTTTGCTGGGCTATGGGGAAGTCAGGCAGGCAGTGCAGTTAGAGGGGAAACGAAGAAGGAAGGACATATTCTCTATCCATCAGCCAAGGAACTGTTCCAAAAATGTCAATTCCCAGAGTCCTAAGGAGAAAAAACAAGCTGGCTGGCAACTGAGGCCACGGGCTTCCTCCAGAAGAACATCTAAGAGAGAGATGCAGGCCACTGGGAAAAGGGCCAAACGCTGCTTCTGTCaacaagaagaaggagaaatggtCCCCAGAAAGAAATCCAAACCctccaggaaaggaaaatattgtGCTGGTCCGCAAAGCAACCCCTGTGCGAGTGTTTCCTCCAGTTTGTTTCGAGGTGCATCAAAGAACCAAAAGCCAAAGGCTCTTTGCCTTGAACTGCCCCGCCAGAAATCATTTTCCAGAGAAGCCCAAATGAAAGTTCCTGAAAGCGTTGTGCGAGGGAATGCAGCCTTTGTGGCACAGGAAAGGGGCTCAGCTGGAGCCAACTCTACCTCCCAGAGttgtgagaaagaaaaatgcaagccATCCAACGTCAGGGATCCAGCAGAGGCCTGGTCTAGGCCACAGGTGCCTGAAAGCAAGACCCAGCAGCACTGCGACCGATTCTGCACACTAAATGAGTGCCCAAATGCCACTGCCCAAAATTTGGGGGCAGCATCTTTGGCTCAGCAGCTGGAAGAGATACTAAAGCCACTAGGGGTACAGGAGAGCGTGAAGGATAGAAGCTGTGTCAAACTGCAAAGAGCCGTACCGAGGGAGCTCCAGCGCACACCTTCTAAGGCGAAAACCGTCGCTGATCAGCAGCGGTTGGAAACCACACAGACTGAACACGTGTGCGCTCAGTGCAAGAAATCCTTCCGGAGTCGAACCACTCTTTTGATTCATGAGAAGAACCACACTGGGAACAGACCTTTCCCATGTACCCAGTGCGAGAAAGGTTTCTTTGCTCTGCCAGCCCTTAATGTCCACATGcgaatccacacgggggagaagccttTCAAATGCCCTGAATGTGACTTTCGCTGCAACGTGCTGGGTAATCTCAACAGGCATAAGAGAATCCACAGCCGAGAAAGGCTCCATGCTTGCGTGCGTTGTGGGAAAAGCTTCTGGTTGAACCATAAGCTTACGACCTCTTTGAAATTCAGTGGCAAGAAGAAGGCTTATGCCTGCCCTAGTTGCGAGCGAGCCTCTGGGCACGTGAATCTTCTGAAGCTGAATCGGAAGTTCTGA